A stretch of the Aphis gossypii isolate Hap1 chromosome 2, ASM2018417v2, whole genome shotgun sequence genome encodes the following:
- the LOC114125902 gene encoding probable small nuclear ribonucleoprotein Sm D1, producing MKLVKFLMKLSHETVTLELKNGTSVHGTITGVDVAMNTHLKAVKMTVRNQQPIHYETLSIRGNNIRYYILPDSLTLETLLVDDAPKSRMNRGGRGGRGGPGRGGRGRGGPRGRGGRGGPRGSGGGRGRGGPPRR from the exons ATGAAATTAGTCAA atttttgatgAAACTCAGTCATGAAACTGTAACATTAGAACTTAAAAATGGCACTAGTGTTCATGGAACTATTACTG gtgTTGATGTAGCAATGAACACTCACCTTAAGGCTGTTAAAATGACTGTAAGAAACCAACAACCTATACATTATGAAACACTTAGTATTCGAGGTAACAACATTCGGTACTACATTTTACCTGACTCTCTTACTCTAGAAACCCTATTAGTCGATGATGCCCCCAAATCACGAATGAACCGTGGTGGACGAGGAGGTCGTGGag GACCAGGAAGAGGTGGCCGTGGACGTGGAGGTCCTAGAGGACGAGGAGGTCGTGGTGGGCCACGTGGAAGTGGTGGTGGACGTGGACGTGGTGGCCCACCTCGGCGTTAA
- the LOC114125873 gene encoding putative phosphoenolpyruvate synthase: protein MEHFRQRLCFSAPTTSDILLDHERNNDVQDLMVFCGADKIGNMIILCVDQNYNLKQSKSVIHIRDPTGLEFTNQETDKGSYEFSSWKTLSLQFQCTVPMQTWRIVFSGRLRNGGNYRHFKINFLWKPFGFPVYCGKNNTFFKHEIDHSDPDCINNLLGFDQFGQISGSMVVDGKTDMINMHAMKLRRWNMSVDDSLFAGFMNSDTMYSVQKLERINCRGHFKTISVHEILTPDEIHFVSEENDSQSIEIYHKNFNLNANLKSQMIVNLNTVSIETVIGDNFKGILLCFKEVRKTDKLVKCTEDISVNDHKIGLTVNLNSEMCAFSNIVGNKAKSLFRLKKIIANGLINNAIVPEGICITTTAMRAHINENKELSNYLNNAIEKAKQSDFEQLSNYCERLNYQWQSTKLCAELLEAISNGVSKYRVYAVRSSGTFEDGESTSSAGQYITKLGCAGRTYEIAEAVLECWSSNFSARALTYRKNNGQPLMCDMAVIIQDQVSGPGVAGVAFSRDPNTGDPGKITVAASYGLEKAGVVSGSVEPYEIVVSRLQFDDDFTSSAAGLSQTMSNFIVENDDDAKPRCVSDDLVKKLADICVRVEGVFGSPQDIEWVAVEDQVYLLQSRPITSIFAWNNDEISREFDTPFTSDDVVMFYNAKEVYPKPMHTLSLTLDLFSMYPLFKLTEKEPTDIYCNKQLNYTHNNICFNVCQIFQDLEPGSVYVKIIEYSIAGQSFLTSDIWDKILLKNRSSALQQFLRSIYSFKETLFLESRLNETHKLICNANIEQSDTAFDLLNNINSVVDVLEKVTYCHVASSMNNVISHTLLAILGLDFNKDSPVDTLSNLATSINTPDVIINVSILKDIQAIADVISEMPSKKEFCDLPVENCNEWLKLNCDKGYDKVEDFIKKYGHRGIQELDFGSETWSTDRNRLFSCLQSLILYKHRQPDNKSIEIDSSTVSRGYFKKIIFDYLLKKYRQSISYREQSKDMLVQITHKLRLGYRKLGEKLVTEGKMPDSKLIFFMSQYEIRIMCGNNSHPEIVHKAMKRRKLWPDCALLQYDDVCYGPPIPKKFLDEESVYSSTRFKGCCVFPGRVKNRACVIEHIEDARCLRTGDILIMKSVDIAWSPYFPIISGLVTEIGGVISHGAVVAREYGLPCLVGVQNAKKYFKTGDMVILDSEKGFIVKDDSDMTN from the exons atggaACATTTTCGGCAACGGTTATGTTTTTCTGCGCCTACTACATctgatattttattggatCACGAACGAAATAAT GACGTTCAAGATTTAATGGTATTTTGTGGTGCAGACAAAATtggaaatatgattatattatgtgttgatcaaaattacaatttaaaacaatctaAATCTGTAATACACATACGAGATCCCACAGGACTTGAATTCACAAATCAAG AGACAGATAAAGGATCTTATGAATTTTCTAGTTGGAAAACACTCAGTCTCCAATTTCAATGTACAGTACCTATGCAGACATGGAGAATTGTATTCAGTGGACGTCTGAG aAACGGCGGGAATTATCGTCACTTCAAGATAAATTTCTT ATGGAAGCCGTTCGGATTTCCAGTTTACtgtggtaaaaataatacattttttaaacacgaAATCGATCATTCTGATCCAGACtg cattaacaatttattgggATTCGATCAGTTCGGTCAAATTTCCGGTTCTATGGTCGTTGACGGTAAAACAGACATGATAAACATGCATGCTATGAAATTAAGACGGTGGAATATGTCAGTAGACGACTCGTTATTTGCTGGATTTATGAACAGTGATACAATGTATTCCGTACAGAAATTAGAAag GATAAACTGCCGTGGgcatttcaaaacaatttcagTACACGAAATACTGACGCCGGATGAAATACATTTCGTGAGTGAAGAAAACGATAGTCAATCAATcgaaatatatcataaaa atttcaatttaaatgcaaatttaaaaagtcaaaTGATTGTCAACCTAAATACTGTGTCGATCGAAACCGTTATTGGAGACAACTTTAAGGGAATACTTTTATGTTTCAA AGAAGTGCGTAAGACAGACAAGTTAGTAAAATGTACAGAAGACATTTCTGTAAACGATCATAAAATCGGTTTAACCGTTAACTTAAACTCGGAGATGTGCGCGTTCAGCAATATAGTAGGGAACAAAGCAAAATCTCTGttccgattaaaaaaaataatcgctAATGGTCTGATTAACAAC GCTATTGTCCCCGAAGGTATATGCATCACGACGACTGCGATGAGAGCACatataaacgaaaataaagAATTGTCGAACTATTTAAACAATGCGATCGAAAAAGCAAAACAGAGTGATTTTGAACAGTTATCGAACTACTGTGAACG GTTGAACTATCAGTGGCAGTCAACAAAACTGTGTGCTGAGTTGCTGGAGGCGATTTCAAACGGTGTGAGCAAATACCGCGTATACGCCGTCCGTTCGTCTGGAACGTTCGAGGACGGCGAATCGACATCGTCGGCCGGTCAATATATCACCAAACTAGGCTGTGCCGGTCGTACTTACGAAATCGCGGAGGCGGTTTTAGAGTGTTGGTCATCAAATTTCTCGGCGCGAGCTCTGACGTATcgaaa GAATAATGGACAGCCGTTGATGTGTGACATGGCTGTGATCATTCAGGATCAAGTGAGTGGTCCAGGAGTGGCAGGAGTTGCGTTCTCTAGAGACCCGAACACCGGCGATCCCGGGAAAATCACCGTGGCCGCTAGTTACGGTCTGGAAAAAGCG GGTGTTGTTTCGGGATCTGTCGAACCCTACGAGATCGTTGTTTCTAGACTGCAGTTCGACGACGACTTCACTTCTTCTGCAGCAGGACTCTCGCAGACAATGTCga ATTTTATCGTTGAAAACGACGATGATGCGAAACCGCGGTGTGTTTCTGATGATTTGGTTAAAAAGTTGGCCGACATCTGCGTCCGAGTGGAAGGCGTGTTTGGTTCACCGCAAGACATCGAATGGGTAGCTGTAGAG GATCAAGTTTACCTTCTCCAGTCGAGACCAATCACGTCCATATTTGCTTGGAATAACGACGAAATCTCCCGAGAATTTGACACACCATTTACGAGCGACGACGTAGTGATGTTTTATAACGCGAA GGAAGTGTATCCCAAACCTATGCACACTTTATCGTTGACTttggatttattttcaatgtatcCACTGTTTAAATTGACCGAAAAAGAGCCCACtgatatttattgtaacaaaCAGTTAAACTACACTCacaacaatatttgttttaacgtGTGTCAA ATATTTCAAGATTTAGAACCTGGTAGCGTttacgttaaaataattgaatattccaTAGCCGGACAATCTTTTTTAACAAGTGACATCTGGgacaaaatattactaaaaaatcgCAGTTCTGCATTACAACAATTTTTGAGatctatttattcatttaag gAAACACTATTCCTCGAATCACGGTTAAACGAaacacataaattgatttgtAATGCAAATATAGAACAATCAGATACGGCGTTcgatcttttaaataatatcaacagCGTTGTGGATGTTTTAGAAAag gtcACTTATTGTCACGTGGCATCAAGCatgaataatgtaatatcaCATACATTATTGGCAATATTAGGACTAGATTTCAATAAAg ACTCGCCTGTTGACACATTATCCAATTTAGCAACTTCAATTAATACTCCAGacgtaataataaacgtttCAATCTTAAAAGATATTCAA gctATTGCTGACGTTATTTCTGAAATGCCTTCCAAAAAAGAATTTTGTGATTTGCCCGTTGAAAACTGTAACGAATGGTTAAAGTTGAACTGCGATAAAGGTTATGACAAAGTGGAagactttataaaaaaatatggacaCCGTGGTATCCAAGAG CTAGATTTTGGTTCAGAAACATGGTCAACTGATCGTAACCGATTATTTTCCTGTCTTCAAtcgttaatattgtataaacaccGTCAACCCGATAACAAATCAATAGAAATCGATTCTAGTACTGTTTCAAgaggatattttaaaaa aataatattcgattatttattaaagaaatatcgTCAAAGCATTTCGTATAGAGAACAATCAAAAGATATGCTGGTGCAGATCACTCACAAGCTCAGATTGGGTTATCGAAAGCTCGGTGAAAAACTCGTAACGGAAGGAAAAATGCCCGATtcgaaacttatttttttcatgtctCAGTACGAAATAAGAATAATGTGCGGAAACAATAGTCATCCCGAAATTGTACACAA agcAATGAAAAGACGTAAATTGTGGCCCGATTGTGCTTTGTTGCAGTATGACGACGTGTGTTACGGACCACCTATtcctaaaaaatttttagacgag GAATCTGTTTACAGTTCTACGCGGTTTAAAGGTTGTTGCGTGTTTCCTGGACGGGTTAAAAACCGTGCGTGTGTAATAGAGCACATCGAAGACGCGCGGTGTTTGCGGACAGGAGACATTTTGATCATGAAATCCGTCGACATAGCTTGGTCACCATATTTCCCGATTATTTCCGGTTTAGTCACGGAGATCGGTGGTGTAATATCTCACG GAGCCGTTGTCGCTAGAGAGTACGGGTTACCTTGTCTTGTTGGAGTTCAAAAtgccaaaaaatatttcaaaactg GTGATATGGTAATCCTAGATTCTGAGAAAGGATTTATCGTTAAAGATGACAGTGATATGACCAATTGA